The Arachis hypogaea cultivar Tifrunner chromosome 16, arahy.Tifrunner.gnm2.J5K5, whole genome shotgun sequence genome contains a region encoding:
- the LOC140180278 gene encoding uncharacterized protein, with amino-acid sequence MMGFFQSARLPSDANVTWVMLAPKFVGAKEIKDFRPISMVGCVYKVISKVLVRKMRSVMPGLVGETQTAFVKGRKIHDGALIACETVHWLKMKREKAAIIKLDFQKAYDRVRWSFVEIVLQNMGMVGGDHIELSHLQFADDTILFCPPETETIEWVDHVCGILGCEQAVLPVRYLGISLGANPHMVKTWKPIIDKAEEKLSLWKAKVLNKAGKLILIKSVLNSLPIYYLSLYKMPKAVANKLIVLQRSFMWCKEDGNYGIPLVKWELVQAPKKVGGLGLGM; translated from the exons ATGATGGGTTTTTTTCAAAGTGCTAGGCTACCATCGGATGCGAATGTCACGTGGGTGATGCTGGCCCCAAAATTTGTGGGTGCTAAGGAGATCAAGGACTTTAGGCCGATTAGTATGGTTGGGTGTGTATATAAGGTGATTTCGAAGGTTTTGGTGAGAAAAATGAGATCAGTTATGCCGGGTTTGGTAGGAGAGACTCAGACGGCGTTTGTGAAGGGCAGGAAAATTCATGACGGCGCGCTCATAGCCTGTGAGACGGTTCATTGGCTtaagatgaaaagagagaaagcgGCTATTATCAAGTTGGATTTTCAAAAAGCTTATGATAGAGTCAGATGGAGCTTTGTGGAGATTGTGCTACAGAATATGGG GATGGTAGGGGGAGATCATATTGAATTGTCACATCTCCAATTTGCGGATGATACCATCTTGTTTTGTCCTCCGGAGACAGAGACAATT GAATGGGTAGATCATGTGTGTGGCATACTGGGATGCGAGCAAGCTGTCTTACCTGTTAGATACCTCGGGATTTCTTTAGGAGCAAATCCACACATGGTAAAGACTTGGAAACCGATCATAGATAAGGCGGAAGAGAAGCTCAGCTTATGGAAAGCGAAGGTGCTAAACAAAGCAGGTAAGCTGATCCTCATCAAATCGGTGCTGAATAGCCTACCGATATATTACCTCAGTTTGTACAAGATGCCGAAGGCGGTTGCTAACAAGCTGATTGTGTTACAGAGGAGCTTTATGTGGTGTAAGGAGGATGGAAACTATGGTATACCCCTAGTGAAGTGGGAGCTGGTCCAGGCACCGAAAAAGGTTGGGGGCTTGGGGTTGGGAATGTAG